Genomic DNA from Nicotiana tabacum cultivar K326 chromosome 21, ASM71507v2, whole genome shotgun sequence:
AGGTGAATCACCTCAACATTCAACTCTTTAAGTCTCATTTCAAATTCCATATGTATTCTACAAAATTTCTAGAAATACTGTTACATTGAGCTTAATTAATTTGCAGGAACAGGCAGGTACTATACTTCAAATGGAAATGGCAATGGAAGGGCAATGGTTCATCGTCGAGTCTGATTCAGTGGCAATGCACCCGCGGAAGAAGAATCCTGAGCAAGTTTCAGGTTTTTAATCTCGGTGTAATGTTCGATCTTAGTTGGTTTGTGTTCTAGACTTGTTCATGTATAAGTGTGTTTTTCAGCTCAACTGCTAGTTTAGGATTGCTCTATTTCTGTTTTCCAGACTTATCAAGTTGTTGTTTGTTGGCTTATTAACTTCAGTTGATGAATTAGAGATTGTCAAGCTAGAACTAGTAATTTTCTGTTAGGATTAAGGCATTCCTAAATGTGATGGTGGCCTTTGCATTTTCTTGAAAACTTGATCGCTTTGGTCTTGAGTTGATTGTGCCCTTTCAAGTTTTTGAAATGCGAATTAGATGCTTTCGGATATGTAGAGGAAAAAGGTCAATTTTTCAAGTGGATGAAGGAGAgagatttcttttgattgattATTGTTCTACTACATTCTACTACAACAGTTCATGTTTCAATGACTTTCTTAAGTCTGTAGAAGGAATTGAAAAGTACTTGATGTTTTAACATCCCTATCACTGCATGGAGTTTTGGGAGCATCAAAAGTGAAGTCATTTTCTGTGAACAGTTAAAGTAATTAAGGGTGGTTTAAGAGGGGCATCTAATAGCTAGCTTGTGTTTTAGATTGCTTCTTCAAATAACTTATTTTAAGCCATTTTAGCATTCTTGATAAAGATCTATGTTGCAAGAGAACACTTGAAAGGGTATATCTTTTTCTTAGACAGCCAACTTAACCAGAACCTCAAGTCTTTGAAAGGTTTTACTAACTGATATTTAGAGGGTCAACTCATTTCTCATGGAAATAGAGGGGCTTATTTAGAATCACTAGTCATAGCAACATGTGTGGCCATTTCCCGGACACTACGTAAACGCGAGATGTTTCGTGCATCAGGCTGCCTTTTTTTAGTCATAGCAACATGTTCTTCCAATTCTCCAATAGTAGTTACCATACTGAAGCAACATGTTCTTCCAATTCTCCAATAGTAGTTACCATACTGAAGCAGCATGTTCTTCCAATTCTCCAATAGTAGTTACCAGACTGAGGGGTCAACCACTACACGTGGAAACAAAGTTGTAGACTTGTAGTAAATCAATATAGGAAAGTAGAACTAAAGGTGTGGCCTAGTCGTCAGTGTAGTGGACAAAAAATCCAAGAGATCAAGTCCATATCTCTGCAGAGACAAAAAATCTCAATAGAGAAGATGAAACAAATACTTGATAGTTTTTTCCCTATCTGCTTAAGTCTTGGTGGACAAAAAGGGCAGCTCGGTGCACAAAGGCATCTTGCGTTCACGCAGGAATGGCCGCATCCCAAAGGGTGAGATGTAGACAATCTATCATAATGTAAGTATTAGTGGCCGGTTCCATGACTCGAACCCCTAACTGATAGGTCACAAAATATAAACAGAGATGAAAATAATACTTAATAGTTTCTTCCTATTTGCTTAAGACTTTGTGGGACAAAGTTATTCTACATATGTTGGCAAGAAATACCACCGTGGAAGGTAAAACTAAGTGGGGTTAGCTAGAGTTCAACAGTGAAGGGACCCAAATCATCAATTTCTACAAAAGATGAAACATAAgctaaataatagaaaaaatacaGAGGCAGATACCACCAAAGTATGGTACTTGGGCAATGAATTAGGGGCCCCCTTACCCTGCACAGCTCATTACTGTCATAAAAATCTGTCTAGCTGGATATCATGCCTcttctttttgtttgtttgtcTGTTTACTCATTTTTACAACAAAAATTAAATCACTTAAAACTCATGGCCTCCATCAAGAAAGCGACCATTGCATAATAGTTGCTATCGCTTCTTTATGATTGATAAGTTACTATTCAAAAGGCAACAATGATGcttagattttattttttttaataattgaaAACTTTGTTGATTCGATTTTCAAATTCGGACATATACATATTATGCTTAGACTTAGTAAAAATTTACTGGCCTGACTAATTTAAATTTCCATCCGATAAGCCCACTAAGGAGAGTAAAGTGCTCATTATCAAAAGATTCTTTCTAACGCTCGAATTTGTAACTTTTGATTAAGGGTAGAGAGATTCTGACTACCCGATCACAATTCACACCTCTTCGGTTGTTACGAGAATAATGATTGTTATTGTGGTGGAAATGCATGGGATGTCATTTATTTGTTGGTATCAAAATTGACAATTGAGAAACAGTATAATGGAGTCATCAATTGGAGCTTACTGTGGTTATGTTTCTTTAATGAAGAAATCCTAAGAACTAAAATAATACAAAGAAAGCTATATTTTCATAGTTGCCTTGACATTCTGCGGTTACCGTTCGTGCATTACATAAAAAAAAGATTATAATACATTAAATCAAAtatgaaaaacataaaacaaaaagtTTCCATCACCAAGTGCATCATTGACACCACTTGTTTCTtatattttaaacaaaaaaaCTTCAAACCACAACTCCACAATaacacaaaaataaacaaagccaaaGAAATAAAAATGTCAATTTGACAACATACTGATAGGGATATCATAGGTTGATTTGGTACATAATACTACCAAAAAGAATATTTTTAAGTATAAGTTGAGTTGGCCAATCAAATGTCAGCTTCTTGGGAAGCTTGATTCTCAGGAACAGAGATGGACAACTTTCTTCCATTTGAAATGGATGGATTTTTAACTGAGACAACTAGTTTCATAGGTCCCAAATTTGTAGTTTTAGTTATCTTGGCAATTTGGTGAGTGTGAGAGATTTTTGAATTTTCGGAAATTTGAACTCTGGTTTCCCATGGTCGAATTGCGATCCAACGCTCCATCCAACTCCAACCCCAACTATCCTTGCCGAGATCATAATATGCTTGTCCAAAATATCGATTTGAATTGGCTCTCCACTGAAACATGCATAGTGTTAGGATCGAATTAACCAGATATAATGCGGGAGTTTAAAAAGTGGATCCTGACTGacgataaaagaaaaatatactaTGCGCACACAAAATATAATGTGATTCAGACAAATTAACCTATATCTACATACAGAGACGAGCAATCAATTGTCATAGCTAACTTGCCTGATGAGAAAAAGCATAAGCCATTGCCCTCTCCCTTTTAATGGCAGCTTCTTCTCTTTGTTGTAACTTCTGgattatttcttccattgtttcaGCACCACTGCTCCATTCCACCTGTTAATCAAAGCAAAAGTTAAGTGACTATCTCACTCGTTAACCAAAGATCTTGGATTTAAGCTTTTCAAATAAAGAACCTTTTGGTATGTAGAACATTACTCTCTTACTGGACCTATTCGGCGGGAATTCGAATTAGTCAGACTAATGAATTTCAGATAATGAGTtgttaaattggaaaaaaaatcccGACATGTTCCAACTTCCATAACAAATTCTTTTACCGTAGATACACGTCCATAACCCCTCCACCTCTTCGCCTTAGTTTTCATGAGATTTTATTTTTCTGATGTGAGAGAAATCTTTTAACTCATACTATAACAACAACATATCCATACCTTGTGCAGGtagataaattattttttatagatCATCGGCTTAAGAAAAGCATAATCACGACAGTTTTAACTCATATTTATACTGCAATAATTATGTTTATCCTGTTTTATATCAATAttcaaaagaggaaaaaaaaactcTTTATGCTTTTGTTATAGTAAATGTTTCACTTTATAAGGTGGTACCATCTCACTAAGCGCAACATAATTTAACATGATATTGAAACTTATGAAGATTTTAATTTGTATCTTACTTCACCCTTTATTACAATATCTTCACATGTATCAGtctattcaaaaaataaataaatagaaagatCCTTGGGGATATAGTGCCTTTTCAAAAGCTAAATACGTTTAAAAGTATCTCCATAGTTAACAATAATCatattataaaattttaaataaaaaaacaaaaggaaaagaactaCCCCAGAAAAATCCAAGGGAGACCATGTAAGCTTTATAAGAAGCAGCCAACATAATTTAAGGTCAGTGATTGATATAGCTCATAGGCATTGTGCAACCACGTCAATTATTGTAGGGATGTTTTTATTTTGTTCGTGGTTGTACTACTACTATGTCTTTTCGGGCTTTAAATGGGACAATAGAATAATTAGCGTTTGTTTGTGCAATTTTTTCCCCAAAAGTGAAATTAATTTTTGGAAATGTTTTAAGTTTAATATTTGAAACATTTTTTTTGCAAAAAGTTTGGGGAACCAAAAAAATTGACGCTGAAGAAATCGTTAAGTAGAAGCTGTTCTTCACGCAAAAActctttaagaaaaaaaaaacactcgAAAAACACTCACAATTTACCAATCTTCAAGAAAGCTAGTACTATACAAACACATCAATGAAACTTATtgattccaaaaaataatttcaatGGCTACAATACTATCACATTAATGAGTAGAGGCACGAGTGAGAAAAGGTAGCTCCGTTTACTAAATTTACGGACCATATTAGGTCTATTGTATATGGTCTCACCTCacatttttaggaaaaattattTCCATAACTTAAAATTGTGACTGACGTAGTTACACAATGACAAGTCTTATCGGGGTGGAGCTAGTGTTCCACGTATGAGTTTAACATAATCAAGTAGCTATGATCTAGATCAtgtatttgtagcaaaaaaaaattcacttaagatgcataaataatttatttataaccCAATAAGGTATCTTTTTTAGAATTCAGAACTCATAAACTCATCATTTTGGCTCCGTGCCGGAGACTTACTATCATTGTGCCAAGACAAAGTGAGAAAGAAATGATGAATGGCAAGGTAGATACCTCAAGCTCATGAAGCTTAGCGTCAAGTTTTTGctgattttgaattttcttctgcTTATCGCGGCCTTGAGTTACCATACTGAGTCGCCGAGCTCTGATCTCTGATTGTATTTTGCTCCAACAGTGTATTTGTTTCAAAGTCCCTACTATTTGGTTATTTACACTTAGACCCTCAATTACACCTTGAAATCTCACAGCGCCTCTTACCCGACGTAGAGCTTTTCTTGCCTACACATTGCATTATAACATATAGTTAGGACTAGGAAATTGGGACCTAATAGAAGATTAAAGTatttatatcaaatcaataaATACAAGATGCGTATACGTCTTTTATATAGTATACATTTATCACTTGAGATAGTAGTAGTTACCAAATGAGCTCTGAACGCGGTCTGAATTTTGGTGGCGGCAGTACACTCAGTGAACTTATAAGTCTTGCGAGCAATCGTTTTTGAAGAATTTCCATTGGAATAATGAGCATTGGTGTCTTTACCATTAGAATTTTCTCCCTTTGGCTCATCTGATGCATTGCTACCCTGCAATTGTTAGATAGCTCTTAACTCTTATTATGCAAACTTATCCTCATATTTGTTCAAAACGTGACTCAATAAAATTGATGGCCtaaaatcaaattataataaaaggGCTTAAAGATTATTAATAATATGTCAATGAGACAAAAGGCTTATTTTCATATCTATGATTCAACCAAATGGGACAAAGAGAAATAGTTTGATTCAGGATATTCTGTTGCCACATTTGCTCAATtcaaatatatattcttttttatttttcggtTTTATAAATGCAATTGTTTAGTATCGAGGCGTAATAGAGAGAAATGTACCTTGAGCTGTTTGGTTTTACGTCCTTTGTTCCTCTTTCGTCCTATAAGTGTTTTCAAACAAAAACCTGAACCCATGGTATTGAATTATCAAAATTTAGATCATATCGCAGAGGTTCAGAGCAGAGAACTTATAAACACTTGAAGGGAACTTTGGCTGTGTAATTTTGATTGTGAACTTCTTGTGGTAGCACTGAAATAATTAAAAAGGAGGTAGGtaatctttagttttcttttcttttctatttttaacctttaatctaaaaagaaagaaagatataaaaattgaaagaaatgcAATGCACTTGTGCCACTAAAAACTGACATCCCAACTAGAAAGAATTAAGATTTAAGACGGAGGAGGAAGGGTGGCGTGTGATCTTTTTGAAAGTTCAGCAGTCAATTTAGCAGGAGGTTGCCACATATTTTCACAATGTAGGTGCTCTAGTCCAATCAATTTCCATCAAAATCAATGCCTACACGaccagaaaataataataatttaaaaaacacTTAAAACAGAATTATACCCTTTTAATGCTCATCTAGCTAtcaatatttatatctatatctatatttatatttatctatactatattaaaagcacgaaccCCCTTAGCGAAATGATGTTCGcatttttttacccttttaaaaatagatttcacattggacaaaattataagttaattatttttctaatatttaagaatttaaaattaactaaaaatttgattattaaatattttcttatttaaactatGTAAAACATTcctatattaatttatttatgttataaaataataaaagaaaaaaaagagtattgcagagaaaagtagagaaaGAGATTCTTATTGGTTTGGGATACTCTAAaagatagacattcaccttaaatacaatactatttataacacttctccttgaatgtctattcaacagataatgtatCTCATTAAaatcttaactaaaataaaatctaGTGAAAAAAAGTTATAGTGAAgtaaaaagagtacacatatctaacaatacgccttttggtttccttgttaaaaaccttgcaaggaatacgtagtgggacaaaaccttgtaagaaaaaaagagtacaacgtgtATTAACCCCTGATGAGACaatcaattcacatctttaagctttcgcattccaatcttctgcaccatcttcaaaagatcgttggtagagatttgataagcaaatcaaccatattaacaacaacacaacaacaacccagtataattccactagttgggtttgggaagggtagtgtgtacgcagaccttacctctaccctggggtagagaggctgtttccgatagaccctcggttcCCTCCCTCTAAGAACTCCCCACcatgctcttggggtgactcgaactcacaacctctttgttgaaagtggagggtgctcaccactagagcaacccactcttgtctaaATCAACCATATTAACATGAATGAATATGTTACACCTTAAAATCATCACTCTTGATAGATATGTAATGTCTTCATATAATATCGCGAAATAGCcctttcaatatctccatagagcTAAAGATTCTCGCTAGCACATTATCATGCTTGTAGTTATAGCAATATACATACGTGTACAAATTGTACTTAGGATGTGGTACTTCAGGATCAAGAATTGTATATGTTTTAAGTGATTTAAATACCTcaaggattgtcatataagttaagtgatataagtcatataagccatataaatAGACTCACTACTAGAAAATGTCTCAATTCCAACTAATAAAAGAGGTCGGAAATTTACGATCGTTTCAGTCGGAAATacgaaaaaaattaatttattttttgcttAAAATATTTCGACCTCATTCCGATGATATTGGTCGCTAATTTTGGCGCAAAATTGTGGGAATTAAATTTTTAACTGATTCAGTCGTTCAGTAAAAGTCAAAATTCCAGAGTTTGACTAGCTTTACTTTTTTCGACTGACACAatcggaaaaaataaaaaaaaaaaattttaatatTCTGACCGATTTAGTCGAAAATTATTGTGGATTTCAAAGCCTGACCTGTCAGTACTTTTACCGACCAAATCGATCGAAACcttatttaaaattatatattatttttctgaCTGAATCGGTCGAAAATCAATTTtacctacccccccccccccattctcttcctctctttcttctttttcatttttcctccgCCTCCCACCTCCGGCCCATCGGAAAATTTTATCATCTCCACACTTCCACCATCTCCTCTCTCAACGGTATAACTCTTTCTCTCATCCTCACCTCTTCTTCTCTCTCCTGCTTGCGGCGGACCTATGGCGGAATCCTAACTAATTTTTTTGTAGCAGCCAACATCTCTACAAACTTTGGGTTGTAGCGTCCACCATCAATTCACCTCGTCCTGCTGTAGATTTCTCTATAGCAAGGTTAGTTGTAATATTTTGGGAATATTTCTATAGCTTGATTGCTATGAAAATTAGTTGAATTATTAGAAATTAGTTGGTAAATTATTCTTAGAGATTAGTCAATTTTTTATATAATTGTTATTATAGATCCCAAATATTTAAATTCCTTTTACTtgttatattaaataattatgtTATTTAAATTAAAGGCCTTAATTTTTATACGttgaaataatttaaatatttgttaATTATGAGTATTTCTTTTGTTTGATAAAAATGAAGCTCGTGGGTAAAATTATAAAATGTGATGTAGCCAGTATGATTTTAACAATAGCGAAGTAAACATATGAAATGATTGTAAGATTAAAGTttattaaatataataaattcattAGTTTGAAATTGAATTAAGTTTAAAGTTTCTTGAATATAATGTTTAACGTTTGTTGTTGCCTTTTAGTTTACTAATGAATTTGGATAAATGCAAAAACTCTTTTTAGATAACTAAATAAGATGGATAAATATAAGATTACACTAAAATATATAAGTAAACTATTTAGATAAGTAACCTTTgaagaatataataaaatttattagttagtgtaaataacataaatatttcAACTTCTAAATCTCTTCTATGTGTAGATAGAATTTGGTCATCGTAgatggatgtataataggaatcaTTCGAATCGTATGGGGTTGCGGGatgaatttatagaaggggtTGATAGCTTTATTGCTAAGGCAAAGACACTTGATGATTTTCTTATTGAAGGGGcgattaggtgcccttgtgtaaAATGTAACTGTGTTAAGTATTTGGGTCCTGATATTGTTACTGTTCATCTGTATAAAAAGGGgtttatgaaaaattattatgTGTGGACTGTTCATGGGGAGAGTCATACTAGTGTAGATGATAttcattttcaaaattcttttggtGGTGAAGAACATAGTTCCATAGCGGAGAATAATGTTgaaaattattgatttaatgAAATGAGGAGGGATGCTTTTGAGATGTTCCTAGGGGCTCAATTTGAACCAAATGAT
This window encodes:
- the LOC107786782 gene encoding protein IQ-DOMAIN 10-like, giving the protein MGSGFCLKTLIGRKRNKGRKTKQLKGSNASDEPKGENSNGKDTNAHYSNGNSSKTIARKTYKFTECTAATKIQTAFRAHLARKALRRVRGAVRFQGVIEGLSVNNQIVGTLKQIHCWSKIQSEIRARRLSMVTQGRDKQKKIQNQQKLDAKLHELEVEWSSGAETMEEIIQKLQQREEAAIKRERAMAYAFSHQWRANSNRYFGQAYYDLGKDSWGWSWMERWIAIRPWETRVQISENSKISHTHQIAKITKTTNLGPMKLVVSVKNPSISNGRKLSISVPENQASQEADI